A region of the Nocardia asteroides genome:
GACCGCGAGGGCACGCTCATCGATGTCGAAGGTGGGCTGGTGCAGGTCCAGCTGTTCGCCCTCCCCGGACCAGACGCCCAGGCGCGCCATCGCGCCCGGCACCTCCTCGAGATACCAGGAGAAGTCCTCGCCACCGCCGGACTGCAGAGTGTCGGCCAGCGCGTCGGGGCCGAGCGCGCGGATCGCGTCCTCGAAGATGCGGGTGGAGTGCTCGTCGTTGACCACAGGAGGCACGCCGCGCCGGTAGTTCAGCTGGTAGCGCACGCCCGTCGGGGCCAGCAGGCCGTCGACGATCTGCCGCACCATCGGCTCCAGCAGCGACCAGGTGGCGTGATCTCCGGTGCGGATGGTGCCGGTGAGCATGCCGGTCTGCGGAATGGCGTTGGGCGCTTTTCCCGCGCTCACCGCACCCCACACCATCACGGTGCTGGTGCGCGGGTCGATGCGACGGCTGAGCAGGCCCGGCAGGCCGGTGATGACCGAGCCGATCGCGTAGACCAGGTCGCTGGTCAGGTGTGGACGGGAAGTGTGGCCGCCCGGCGAGTCGAGCACCAGCTCGATGGTGTCGGCGGCGGAGGTGATCGCACCGACGCGGATGCCGACCCGGCCCACTTCCAGGCGCGGGTCACAATGCAGCGCGAAGATCCGCTCCACACCCGTCATCGCGCCCGTGGCGACCACGTCGATCGCACCGCCCGGCATGACCTCCTCGGCGGGCTGGAACACCAGCCGCACCCCGACCGGCAGCTCCGGCACCTCGGCCAGCGCCAGCGCCGTGCCGAGCAGGATGGTGGTGTGCGCGTCGTGGCCGCACGCGTGCGACACGCCGGGCACCGTCGAGGCGAAGGGCAGTCCGGTGAACTCCTGCAGCGGCAGCGCGTCCATATCGGCGCGCAGGCCGATTCGCGGCCCGTCCGGCCCGATGTCACAGATCAAGCCCGTGCCGCCGGGAAGTACCTGCGGCGCCAGGCCCGCCTTGGTCAGCCACGCCGAGACGAACTCGGTGGTGCCGAACTCGGTACGGGACAATTCCGGGTTGGCGTGGATGTGCCTGCGCCATTGGACGAGATCGACCGTGTGATCGGCCAGCCACGACTCCACCGCTTCCCGCCCGGATCCCACGGTCTCCGACGCCGCGGAGCCGCCGGTGCTCTCCACGGCCACGCGGATACCCGCTGCCTGGCCCGTCGCCGGCGCCGCCGAACGGCCGGTTGTGCTCACCGAATGTCCTCCTGTCGTTGAACTAGCCGTTGCAACAACCTGTCTCTATGGATGTCATCGCGGGCGACGGCGATAGCGGTACGCGCGAGGGCGAGCGCACCGTCGAGGACCGCACGATCCGCCGAAGCGTTGACGCTGGCCGCGGCGAAGCCGGGCTGATGTGTCACCGCACCACCGGCATCGATGCCGATGACCGGGTGGATCCCCGGAATGACGTTGGTGACGTTCCCCATATCGGTGCTGCCCAGCGGCCGCTGCGCCTCGAACTCCGGAGCCAGCGGCACGCGTCCCAATCCGGCGAGTTGCTCGCGATAGACGAGCAGCAACTCCGGATCCGGGGTCAGCTCGGTATACGTCGGCGCGAGCGTCCGGATTTCGTGGGTGCAGCCGGTCGCGAGGGCGCCCGCCTCGAAACAAGCCGACGCTCGTCGCATCAGATCGTCGAGGGATGCGGAGTCGACTGCGCGTAGGTAATACAGCAGTTCCGCACGTCCGGGCACGATGTTGGGAGCTACGCCACCGTCGCCGACTATACCGTGCAGTTGCTGGCCGGGCAGGAGATGCTGCCGCAGCAACCCCAGAGCGACCTGTGCGACGGTCACCGCGTCGCCCGCGTTGCGGCCCTGCTCCGGGGCCGCGCTGGCATGCGCCTCACGCCCGTGGAAGACCACCGAGACGTCGGCCAGAGCCAGCGACCTGGCGCCGACGATGTCGAGCGGACCCGGATGCACCATCATCGCCATCGCGACGTCATCGAACACCCCATGTTCCAGCATGAGCACCTTGCCGCCGCCGCTCTCCTCGGCGGGGGTGCCGAACACCAGCACAGTCAGGTCCAGCGCGTCGGCGACCTCGGCGAGACCGAGCGCCGCCCCCACCGCGGACGCGGCGATGACGTTGTGCCCGCAGGCATGCCCGATCTCGGGCAGCGCGTCGTACTCGGCGCAGATGCCGACGGTCAGCGCCCCGCTGCCATAGCGTGCTCGGAACGCCGTCGGCAGACCGGCGACGCCGTTGTCGATCTCGAAGCCACGCTCGGCGAGCGGAGCGACGGTCTTGGCGACGCTGCGGACCTCCTCGAACGCCAGCTCGGGTTCGGCGTGGATCGCGTGTGACAGGCCGATCAGCTCGGCCGACGCCGCTCGGATCGCGGCGTCACTGCGACCGGCCGGGTCGACCTCGCACACGGCGTTGCCGTCGTGTTGCGATTCCTGGCGCCCGCTGCGCGGTGGTGGCATGCAACACAGTCTCGCACTGCTGTGTTTGTTTATGCAGCGCCTACGGCGCTGCGTGTTCGCGGCCCCCTTGTGGCTCGCGTCCGAGCGGCCGCCGCTTGCTCCTTCGTCGCCTACGCGTCGGCCACTCGGACGCGAGCCGGGCCGCGAGCGGACAATGCTCGGTCTCGCTTCGCTCGAAAGACGTGGTTGTGCCCGTGTGGTGGAGACGACACCTCGACCTGCGGACTTGGGGCCTGCTATTCGTCGGCGGTCGTCTTCGTGCGGACCGGTGCAACTCATATCCGCCCGCGCGCGACGGTGCCCCGAGAGGAGCCGAGGTATGAGCCGGCTGTCCGAGCGCGGCGCGCGCCGGGTCCAAAGGGGCGGGCTCAGCCTGCGGCGAATGCCAGGGTCTCCGAGGTCGACGGAATCAGCCCGCCACGAACACCGAGCTCCCCGAGCCGGACGGAATCAGCCCGCCGCGAACGCCAGGTTCTCGGGGGTGGTCGGCACCGCGAGACCGGCCAGGGCCTTCCCGTGCAAGGCGCGCTTGATCACCGGCAGGTTGGGCTTGCGGTTGCTCGCCAGGGCCGCCGCCCGCTCGATCGCGGTCGCGAGCAAATCGGGGGCTTCGGCCTTGCCGTCGGCGATGCCCGCGGCGATGGCCTCGTCCGCCGCGTAGCGGTGGCCGGTGGTCATCGCCTGCACACAGACCTGGTTGGTCAGCCGCTCGGTGAGCAGGGCGTTCATCCCGATGGTGAACGGCATGCCCAAGTGCACCTCGGGCAGGCAGTAGAAGCCGCGATCGGCGCGCATCATCCGGAAGTCGTGCGAGGTGGCCAGCATGGCCCCCGCGCCGAAGGCATGGCCGTTGATCGCGGCCACGGTCGGCAGCGGGAAGGCGAGCAGGCGGGTGTAGAGCGAGTGCACGCGGTCGAGGTAGCCGTGCATCTTGTCCAGGTTGCCGAACAGCCAGTCGGTGTCCAGACCGTTGCTGTAGAACTTCCCGGTCGCGGTGGTCACCAGCGCGGCAGGTCCCTGGGAGCTCTCGACCTCGTCCAGCAAGCCGTGGAATTCGTCGATCCAGTCCGGGTGGAAACGGTTCTCGCTGTCCGTCTGTCCCTCGGTGCCGAGGTACACGACGAACACTTCACCTTGGCGTTCGAGATACGGCATGCGGTGCAGCGTATCGGGCCACATCGAACACCCCTACTCGCGGGTAGAAAGTCGAATGCCGACCCGCGACGAGCAACGCCCGACCCGACCTTTGCGATGCCGGCCCATGGTCGCGCCCCTCGATGCCGCCGATCCCGATGCGGCACGACTGATCCGAAGGCGACGAGAACTCCAGCCAGTCGGCCAGGCGTCGTCCAACCGCGCTGACACCCGCCGCGACCACACCCGGCCACCGCCCACCCGACCTGGCCAACATCCAGCTACCAGCCACCGGTGGGAAGCGTGCCAGCAGGACGACCGCCCATGCGATCACACCGGCCGATGCCGCCGCCGGGGCTCGGCTGCATCACCACCGACGCGCCCACACCCGCCCAACTCCCGGTTTCGAGCG
Encoded here:
- a CDS encoding M20 family metallopeptidase, whose amino-acid sequence is MPPPRSGRQESQHDGNAVCEVDPAGRSDAAIRAASAELIGLSHAIHAEPELAFEEVRSVAKTVAPLAERGFEIDNGVAGLPTAFRARYGSGALTVGICAEYDALPEIGHACGHNVIAASAVGAALGLAEVADALDLTVLVFGTPAEESGGGKVLMLEHGVFDDVAMAMMVHPGPLDIVGARSLALADVSVVFHGREAHASAAPEQGRNAGDAVTVAQVALGLLRQHLLPGQQLHGIVGDGGVAPNIVPGRAELLYYLRAVDSASLDDLMRRASACFEAGALATGCTHEIRTLAPTYTELTPDPELLLVYREQLAGLGRVPLAPEFEAQRPLGSTDMGNVTNVIPGIHPVIGIDAGGAVTHQPGFAAASVNASADRAVLDGALALARTAIAVARDDIHRDRLLQRLVQRQEDIR
- a CDS encoding enoyl-CoA hydratase/isomerase family protein; the encoded protein is MPYLERQGEVFVVYLGTEGQTDSENRFHPDWIDEFHGLLDEVESSQGPAALVTTATGKFYSNGLDTDWLFGNLDKMHGYLDRVHSLYTRLLAFPLPTVAAINGHAFGAGAMLATSHDFRMMRADRGFYCLPEVHLGMPFTIGMNALLTERLTNQVCVQAMTTGHRYAADEAIAAGIADGKAEAPDLLATAIERAAALASNRKPNLPVIKRALHGKALAGLAVPTTPENLAFAAG
- a CDS encoding amidohydrolase → MGSGREAVESWLADHTVDLVQWRRHIHANPELSRTEFGTTEFVSAWLTKAGLAPQVLPGGTGLICDIGPDGPRIGLRADMDALPLQEFTGLPFASTVPGVSHACGHDAHTTILLGTALALAEVPELPVGVRLVFQPAEEVMPGGAIDVVATGAMTGVERIFALHCDPRLEVGRVGIRVGAITSAADTIELVLDSPGGHTSRPHLTSDLVYAIGSVITGLPGLLSRRIDPRTSTVMVWGAVSAGKAPNAIPQTGMLTGTIRTGDHATWSLLEPMVRQIVDGLLAPTGVRYQLNYRRGVPPVVNDEHSTRIFEDAIRALGPDALADTLQSGGGEDFSWYLEEVPGAMARLGVWSGEGEQLDLHQPTFDIDERALAVGVRVLSNLVLGAR